DNA sequence from the Archaeoglobus neptunius genome:
ATTTTTGTAATGGCATCATGGCCCGGTTATCCCCTTGTGAACACTGCGGTGCTGTCAACAAGATCGGCGGGAACTCTCGCTGCAACCTGGGCCGTTATAAACTATCTCGGTATGAATGGTTACCTTGAACTGGCGAAAAGGATGCTTTATGCCAAGAGAAGACTGATTGAAGGGCTCGCAGAAGTAGGTCTGGAGCTGCTTGGAGATCCGGAGGGTGCTGTGGTTGCATTCACTTCTCCCGATCTGAATCTGTTTCATGTGAGCAGCATAATGGCCGGGAAAGGATGGTACGTTCAATCACAGCCAGGATCAAAGCAGCTCGGATATCCGAAAAGTCTGCACTTTTCGATAAATCCAGGTCATGCGGATGTGGTTGAGGAGTTTATTGAGGACATGAAACATGCAGTTGATGCGGCCAGGAAAGAATATCCGGACGTTTCGAATTTCGATATCTCGAAGATTGACTATGAGAGCGTGCTTGAAAACATGGAGATCATCAACGAGTTGATACATTCAATGCCACCTGAAGTTGTGGAAAGCACTTTCAGATACTTCATCAATGAATCAATCTTCAGACCCTGAGTTCAGACTCCTGTATATCTTTTTCAGCTTTCCATATACTGACTTGTAGTGTTCAAACATCCTGTCGTAAGTTTTCGCCTCCTTTTCATTGGGTCTGAACACCCTGTCAACCCTGAACTTTGCTGCGGCACTCTCGAAAGTTTCCATCCCAAGGCCAACTGCTGCCATGGTGGCAATTCCCCTCAACCCGGTCAGTTCCGGGCTTTTTATCCTTTTTACAGGCCTTTTTATTGCGCTGGCAATTATCTGACACCATGCATCAAAAAGCGCCCCGCCTCCAACTATGCTCACCTCTTTCTGGTGCCCCGTCATCTTTTCAACGTAGCCGTAGACCCACTTTATGTTCATCGCAACCCCCTCCATCATAGCCCTCAGCACCTCTCCCCTGCCGTGATCGAGACTGATGTTAATCAGACCCCCCCTCACGTACGGATCGTCAATCGGTGCCCTCTCACCGTAAAACCACGGCATGAATAACAGCTTTCCTCCTTCGGCCTCGTTAACCAGCTTTTCGACCAGATCGTACTGCCCCTCTATCCCGACAAGCTTCATCGCCCATTCTATTGCCCCGGCAGCAGTCTCCTGTTCTGCAATCAGAAGATATTTTTCCGGAATCGCACTGAGTAGACTACCTATGAAGTGAAAGATGTCGGTTTTCCGGTCGGATATATGCGCTGCAACCCAGTCGCTCGTCCCGATGTAAATGTGGCACTCGTTGTCCCTCACAGCACCCGATCCCACAGCGGTGGCACACACATCACCGGAGCCAACTATTACTGGTACACCTTCGTTCAGCCCAAGTTCGCTGGCGGCCTGCGGAGTAAGGTATCCTGCAATTTCTGTTGAGTTTTTTATCTCGGGGAAAAGGGAAAGGGGAAGATTATAGTCCTTCAGGATTGATTCTGACCATCTGGCCCTTCTACCCCTCGTGTCGGCAAGCCATGTCAGGTGTGCCTCATCCGGACTCGTTACAAAGTTTCCGGTTGCTCTGGCGACGAGATATCCTCTCACATCGAGCATTTTGTGGGTTTTATTGAAAACATCGGGTTCGTTATCCCTTATCCAGATTATCTTGGAGATGGGATCCTTTCCTGTTCTGGATGGTGCACCACCTGTTATCCTGAGGAATTTAATGAGTTTCCTCAGAGAATACCCCTGAATCTTAATCAGCCCTTTCCAGACATCGTCCGGCAAACCCCCCGCTCTCTCATCAAGCCATGTTATGATGTTCCTTAGAGCGTTACCGTTCTCATCGACGGGGACAACACCAGCCATATGTGCATCGAACACAACCGCATCCACGCTGGAGTCTGCGACCGCTCTGCAAACTTCGGCAATGCTGTTCCACAGTGTTTCCGGATTCTTCTCAGCCCAGTGTTTTTTCGGGTATTCCACAACTGCCTTCACAGACTCGAACTTTACTGGCTCGAAGCTGGATGTGTCAACGACAGCAGCCTTTATGGATGTGGTGCCAACATCCACGCCAAGAATCAAACCAGATTTCATCATTATTATTCTTACACTAAATATTTATAACTTTCTATCGTTAATTGAAGGTTTAAATAGTTCAAACGGTATCTGTGTGCAATGCGAAAGCTACTACTTTCAGGTTTCTTCATGTATGCTGCGCTTAGCTGCGTAATTCCTGTAATACCAGCGTACGCCATAACTCTTGGTGCCTCCCAGATCGTCTCTGCAATTGCTGCAGGCATATTTGCTCTCTCCCCGGCAATAGCCATGACGCCTTTTGGCATCTTCAGCGAGATCCACGGCAGGAGAATCTTTATTTTATCCGGAATTCTGATGAGCATTCTTGCTTCGGTCCTGTATCTTTTTTCATCCACGACCTTCATTCTCATAGCTGCCAGATTCATTCATGGTTTGGGAGTCGCAATGTATATTCCAGCCATAAACGCTCTCGTTGCCGATGTATCAGCGGAAGGCAGGAGAGGCGAGTCTATAGGGTGGATTCAGACCTCCCTCATGTTCGGATTCTTTGTTGGACCCATGCTCGGTGGATTTACTGCAGAAATGTGGGGTGTTGAAAAGGTGTTTGTTTTATCCCTGATTTTTGCCCTTCTGTCCCTTTTCTTCGCTCTGCTTTCAGTGAGAAAAAATGGAGGAAGGACATCCAAGATCAGCCTGAGGTTTCCCATCGGAATGATCCCATTTTATTTGCTGATTTTCCTTGGAACAGCGACGACATCCGCTCTGGCAATCTTCGCTTTGCCGTATTACAGGGCCGAAATTGGCATAACAGAGTTTCAGTCCGGTGTGATCGTATCTGCCCTCTTTCTCTTCTCTTCCGTTTCCCGAGTTCCTGCCGGCATTCTGGCTGACAGAGCGGGTAGGAGGACCGGAGCAACTGCAGGTATAGTGGTTAGCAGTCTTGGCCTCTTTCTGGCCTCAACAACAAATCCTGTTCGGGTATTTCTTGCAGCTTCGGTCTGCGGGGCTGGAATGGGGATCCTCAACACATCCGTCTTTGCCGCAGCTTCGGATCTGGAAAACAGAGGTTTTGCACTGGGTCTCGCAAACTCTTTTTTGAATGCGGGGATATTTCTGGGCTCCACCCTTGCCGGTTTTATGGCGGGATTCATGAGCTTTGGGGAGATGATGCTGTATCTGGCTTTTATCACCGTCTTGCTGATACCTCTTGCGATTGCACACAAAAATTAAAATATTTGAAAAAAGCAACAGAGTGTAAATGAGGGTATGTGTAATTGGCGGAAGCGTAGCAGGTTTGGAGTGCGGAATAAACCTGGCAGATTCGCTTGACGTCACGATTTTTGAGGAGCATCAGGAAATAGGCTACCCCCTGAAATGCGCCGAAGGATGGATAAATTTCAGCGGGCTGAAGCCCTACGTCAGAGGGAGGAGTATCGAAAGGGTTGTTATCAATCTACTGGATGAGAACCTGCGAATTGCAGACAGCTTTGAAATAGAGGAAAATGTCGTGCAGATAATAAACAGACCTGAGATGGAACAGAAAATGGCCGAAATTGCTGAAAGCAGCGGGGCTGAAATAGTTACGGGGAGGAAAATGACGATAAAAGAGGCAACTGAAAAATTTGACGTTGTTATTGACGCTTCTGGCTACCCTTCCCAGTGGTGCAGAGAGTTTGGCGGTAAAAAAGCCTACGGTTTCGGAATGCAGGCCTTCTATGAGAGGGATTTTGACTATATCTCCATATTCCTGAAAAAAGGGTTGGATGGATACTTCTGGATATTTCCCATGGCTGATGGTGGTTGTAAGGTCGGTGTTGGGGTATTTACGAGATACGACGGAAGACTGAAAAAACTCTTGGAAAAATTTTTAGACACCATGGGGTTCGGAAAACCGTCAAAGCTAACTGCCTCTCCAATCGGATGCTACCCAAATCTTCCGCTGGTGAGATATCATAGAACTCCAGTGGCTCTTGTGGGGGATGCTGCAGGCCTTGTTGACCGTGGAGGAGGGGAGGGAATGTCCAAAGCTGTGATTTCAGCGAGAAT
Encoded proteins:
- a CDS encoding MFS transporter, encoding MRKLLLSGFFMYAALSCVIPVIPAYAITLGASQIVSAIAAGIFALSPAIAMTPFGIFSEIHGRRIFILSGILMSILASVLYLFSSTTFILIAARFIHGLGVAMYIPAINALVADVSAEGRRGESIGWIQTSLMFGFFVGPMLGGFTAEMWGVEKVFVLSLIFALLSLFFALLSVRKNGGRTSKISLRFPIGMIPFYLLIFLGTATTSALAIFALPYYRAEIGITEFQSGVIVSALFLFSSVSRVPAGILADRAGRRTGATAGIVVSSLGLFLASTTNPVRVFLAASVCGAGMGILNTSVFAAASDLENRGFALGLANSFLNAGIFLGSTLAGFMAGFMSFGEMMLYLAFITVLLIPLAIAHKN
- a CDS encoding xylulokinase, which codes for MMKSGLILGVDVGTTSIKAAVVDTSSFEPVKFESVKAVVEYPKKHWAEKNPETLWNSIAEVCRAVADSSVDAVVFDAHMAGVVPVDENGNALRNIITWLDERAGGLPDDVWKGLIKIQGYSLRKLIKFLRITGGAPSRTGKDPISKIIWIRDNEPDVFNKTHKMLDVRGYLVARATGNFVTSPDEAHLTWLADTRGRRARWSESILKDYNLPLSLFPEIKNSTEIAGYLTPQAASELGLNEGVPVIVGSGDVCATAVGSGAVRDNECHIYIGTSDWVAAHISDRKTDIFHFIGSLLSAIPEKYLLIAEQETAAGAIEWAMKLVGIEGQYDLVEKLVNEAEGGKLLFMPWFYGERAPIDDPYVRGGLINISLDHGRGEVLRAMMEGVAMNIKWVYGYVEKMTGHQKEVSIVGGGALFDAWCQIIASAIKRPVKRIKSPELTGLRGIATMAAVGLGMETFESAAAKFRVDRVFRPNEKEAKTYDRMFEHYKSVYGKLKKIYRSLNSGSED
- a CDS encoding NAD(P)/FAD-dependent oxidoreductase; the encoded protein is MRVCVIGGSVAGLECGINLADSLDVTIFEEHQEIGYPLKCAEGWINFSGLKPYVRGRSIERVVINLLDENLRIADSFEIEENVVQIINRPEMEQKMAEIAESSGAEIVTGRKMTIKEATEKFDVVIDASGYPSQWCREFGGKKAYGFGMQAFYERDFDYISIFLKKGLDGYFWIFPMADGGCKVGVGVFTRYDGRLKKLLEKFLDTMGFGKPSKLTASPIGCYPNLPLVRYHRTPVALVGDAAGLVDRGGGEGMSKAVISARILSDCIINGSLESYEKRYFSFMRMHYFVANFFGSVRKNWTLTKIFGRAAVWSLAVRLMNSHYSNMVHDFL